In the Brienomyrus brachyistius isolate T26 chromosome 20, BBRACH_0.4, whole genome shotgun sequence genome, one interval contains:
- the rbm34 gene encoding RNA-binding protein 34 has product MKKKRAANREETETSAIEHSPGGYVVGQVSGSLFPSKSTSDSSSLSALFKTEPSASSLVFIPAPKLVSKAAEVTSLDSTSPSQTFESKKKKKEGKNKSIADKRLESRESALQNADEDDASKSMPRKTKRKAAAVAKMGSYEDDEPAEKKVVSRAEERIKNKRTVFVGNLPINYTKKMLSDLFKEFGAIESIRFRSVTREDLKMTRKLAAIQRKVTPNQKSINAYVVFKAEDMAAKALKRNGMEIEKGFHVRVDLASKATSFHHKRTIFIGNVPYDVTELSVRQHFQECGGVEGVRLVRDRNSGVGKGFGYVLFESADAVQLALKLDGSELQGRKIRVKRSVKKEKVKKQALGAGSNPGASKTGRGQHNPAFRGRSGQGPGSKSTTPFRKNPGKPKGGNSFRGEMAVPVSSQQKQKKGLKKKFKPRKAKHVS; this is encoded by the exons ATGAAAAAGAAGCGTGCTGCAAACAG GGAAGAAACTGAGACCTCGGCTATCGAGCACTCGCCAGGCGGATATGTGGTGGGCCAAGTGTCCGGTAGCTTGTTCCCCAGTAAATCCACGTCTGACTCCAGTTCCCTGTCAGCTTTATTCAAAACCGAACCATCGGCATCCAGTCTCGTCTTTATTCCTGCACCAAAG TTGGTGTCCAAAGCTGCAGAGGTGACCTCCCTGGATAGCACCTCTCCAAGCCAAACATTTGAgagtaagaaaaagaaaaaagaaggaaagaaTAAGTCAATTGCAGATAAGAGATTAGAAAGCAG GGAAAGTGCTTTGCAAAATGCAGACGAGGACGATGCATCAAAAAGCATGCCCAGGAAGACCAAACGAAAGGCTGCAGCTGTTGCAAAGATGGGATCTTATGAGGATGACGAACCGGCCGAGAAGAAGGTTGTCAGCAGGGCTGAAGAGCGTATAAAGAACAAGAGGACTGTGTTTGTGGGGAACCTGCCCATTAACTACACCAAGAAG ATGCTGAGCGACCTCTTCAAGGAGTTTGGGGCCATTGAATCCATCAGATTTCGCTCAGTG ACACGGGAGGACCTGAAGATGACCCGCAAGCTGGCGGCCATACA GCGCAAGGTGACTCCCAACCAGAAAAGTATCAACGCCTATGTGGTGTTCAAGGCTGAGGATATGGCAGCAAAAGCCTTAAAGCG CAACGGCATGGAGATTGAGAAAGGCTTCCACGTCAGGGTCGACTTGGCCTCCAAAGCGACATCT TTCCATCACAAGCGGACCATATTTATCGGCAACGTGCCATATG ATGTCACCGAGTTGTCGGTGCGGCAGCACTTTCAGGAGTGCGGAGGTGTGGAGGGCGTGCGCTTGGTGCGGGACAGGAACAGCGGCGTGGGAAAGGGCTTTGGCTACGTACTCTTTGAG AGCGCCGACGCGGTACAGTTGGCCCTGAAGCTGGACGGCTCTGAGCTTCAGGGCAGGAAGATCCGCGTCAAGCGTTCTGTGAAGAAGGAGAAGGTGAAGAAACAGGCCCTGGGCGCTGGATCAAATCCAGGGGCCAGCAAGACGGGAAGGGGCCAGCACAACCCGGCCTTTAGGGGGAGATCGGGCCAGGGCCCCGGAAGCAAGTCGACAACCCCATTCCGGAAGAATCCAGGGAAACCTAAAGGAGGGAATTCTTTCAGGGGGGAAATGGCCGTGCCTGTGAGCAGCCAGCAAAAGCAGAAGAAAGGACTTAAAAAGAAGTTCAAACCAAGAAAAGCGAAGCACGTTTCATAG
- the LOC125715894 gene encoding mitochondrial import receptor subunit TOM20 homolog isoform X1, which translates to MCCARRKRKHAQFLQRYRMLGISTRVRSRRRRVVCGAMMGSKTSAIAAGVCGALFVGYCIYFDRKRRSDPNFKNRLRERRKKQRAAREKAGLSKLPDLKDAEAVQKFFLEEIQLGEELLAQGDYEKGVDHLTNAIAVCGQPQQLLQVLQQTLPPPVFQMLLTKLPTISQRIVSAQSLTEDDVE; encoded by the exons ATGTGCTGTGCGCGACGGAAACGGAAACACGCACAATTCCTGCAGCGTTACCGGATGTTAGGTATTTCTACGCGCGTG CGCAGTAGAAGGCGCCGTGTGGTTTGCGGAGCTATGATGGGCAGTAAGACGAGCGCGATCGCCGCCGGGGTTTGCGGGGCCCTCTTCGTCGGCTACTGCATTTACTTTGATAGGAAAAGACGGAGTGACCCCAACTTCAAGAACAGGCTGCGAGAGC GACGGAAGAAGCAGAGGGCTGCAAGGGAAAAAGCTGGATTGTCAAAG CTGCCTGACCTGAAGGACGCAGAGGCTGTGCAGAAGTTTTTCCTGGAGGAGATCCAGCTGGGAGAGGAGCTGCTAGCTCAGG GTGACTATGAGAAGGGGGTGGATCACTTGACCAATGCCATCGCAGTGTGTGGCCAGCCCCAGCAGCTGCTCCAGGTTCTGCAACAGACCCTGCCACCGCCAGTGTTCCAGATGCTGCTGACCAAGCTGCCCACCATCAGCCAG CGTATCGTCAGTGCACAGAGCCTGACTGAAGATGATGTCGAGTAA
- the LOC125715894 gene encoding mitochondrial import receptor subunit TOM20 homolog isoform X2 has translation MMGSKTSAIAAGVCGALFVGYCIYFDRKRRSDPNFKNRLRERRKKQRAAREKAGLSKLPDLKDAEAVQKFFLEEIQLGEELLAQGDYEKGVDHLTNAIAVCGQPQQLLQVLQQTLPPPVFQMLLTKLPTISQRIVSAQSLTEDDVE, from the exons ATGATGGGCAGTAAGACGAGCGCGATCGCCGCCGGGGTTTGCGGGGCCCTCTTCGTCGGCTACTGCATTTACTTTGATAGGAAAAGACGGAGTGACCCCAACTTCAAGAACAGGCTGCGAGAGC GACGGAAGAAGCAGAGGGCTGCAAGGGAAAAAGCTGGATTGTCAAAG CTGCCTGACCTGAAGGACGCAGAGGCTGTGCAGAAGTTTTTCCTGGAGGAGATCCAGCTGGGAGAGGAGCTGCTAGCTCAGG GTGACTATGAGAAGGGGGTGGATCACTTGACCAATGCCATCGCAGTGTGTGGCCAGCCCCAGCAGCTGCTCCAGGTTCTGCAACAGACCCTGCCACCGCCAGTGTTCCAGATGCTGCTGACCAAGCTGCCCACCATCAGCCAG CGTATCGTCAGTGCACAGAGCCTGACTGAAGATGATGTCGAGTAA